A window of the Hordeum vulgare subsp. vulgare chromosome 5H, MorexV3_pseudomolecules_assembly, whole genome shotgun sequence genome harbors these coding sequences:
- the LOC123398627 gene encoding uncharacterized protein LOC123398627, with translation MAGPNALAAAFEKLAKILAESNSNSGAIVPRQEVAQKLEMSPLDMKLEVATNYLSWSRRALLAVEQKELDGHLLGAVDEPGDKTTAEGKRWKVINSVLVGWLLNSVVPSIGRSVEGLSTSAEIWKTLSTQYSGKGNFMLIAHIERKISRLRQGDDMSVMAYVAELQALWAEQDNCDPLELYDAACIESGRKWIARRRVLKLLEGLRGCFHGKGASLLHQPLLPTIEETIATMSQEEVRLSLEHANVKFVPASTFAVTERMEWGDPNKCHICGEVGHWKRECPTRGRGREYNRGGTGRGRYARGRGGYPWNSGGQLSRGRGGYSGNSGCRAHMVVEEDTGTSQGKGVDEAAYGDFAHWASTDEGATDEPDGWDWHQA, from the coding sequence ATGGCTGGACCAAATGCTCTCGCTGCTGCTTTCGAGAAGCTCGCTAAGATCCTCGCGGAGTCCAACTCCAACTCTGGGGCCATCGTTCCTCGACAGGAAGTGGCTCAGAAGCTCGAAATGTCACCCCTGGACATGAAGCTAGAGGTGGCCACAAATTATTTGAGCTGGTCCAGAAGGGCATTGCTGGCTGTGGAACAGAAGGAACTTGATGGGCACTTATTGGGTGCGGTTGATGAACCCGGAGACAAGACTACCGCGGAGGGAAAGCGGTGGAAGGTCATAAACTCTGTGCTTGTTGGCTGGTTGTTGAACTCAGTGGTGCCCTCCATTGGTCGCTCTGTGGAGGGACTATCCACGTCCGCCGAGATATGGAAGACTCTATCCACCCAATACTCAGGCAAGGGTAATTTCATGCTAATTGCTCATATTGAGAGGAAGATCAGTCGGCTGCGCCAAGGCGATGACATGTCAGTGATGGCATATGTAGCAGAGCTGCAGGCTTTGTGGGCAGAGCAGGATAACTGTGATCCTCTGGAACTCTATGATGCGGCGTGCATCGAGTCAGGGCGCAAGTGGATTGCACGCAGGCGTGTGCTGAAACTGTTGGAAGGCCTCAGAGGTTGCTTTCATGGCAAGGGGGCTTCCCTGTTGCACCAACCTCTCCTGCCAACTATTGAGGAGACTATTGCAACAATGTCTCAAGAGGAGGTGAGGCTATCTCTTGAGCATGCAAACGTGAAGTTTGTGCCGGCTTCGACATTTGCAGTCACTGAGCGCATGGAGTGGGGAGATCCCAACAAATGTCATATTTGTGGGGAGGTAGGTCATTGGAAGAGGGAATGTCCAACTCGTGGTAGAGGCAGGGAATACAACAGAGGGGGCACTGGCAGAGGCAGGTATGCTCGAGGCAGAGGTGGATACCCATGGAACTCAGGGGGTCAACTTTCTAGGGGCAGAGGTGGCTACTCAGGAAACTCAGGGTGCAGGGCGCATATGGTAGTTGAAGAGGACACTGGGACGTCACAGGGCAAGGGAGTTGATGAGGCTGCCTATGGGGACTTTGCTCACTGGGCCTCCACTGATGAAG